The following DNA comes from Papaver somniferum cultivar HN1 chromosome 4, ASM357369v1, whole genome shotgun sequence.
TGTCTAGTGTGTTTCAAAGACAAAGCAAAGTTTTGTAAATGAAATCGTATTCTAGATGCAGTTGAGATAGGGTTTAGGGTTTTATATATCCTCAAAGATGTtttcacatctttctttccatattATCCAGCATCCCACAATCAAAGTCAGTTTCCAGGTGTTTTGATCTTCTAAACCATTTAAaggttgattgttgaaccaagaaATCATCCATTCTTTGATACTCCCACAATTTTCTGAAACTCTGTCGATGTTTACATTCAGATGCACCCAAACAGATCGAGCAAAACTACATTCAAGTAGAAGATGATATAGAGATTCAACTTGGAAACTGCAGATGTCACATTGAAAACCAATATTGCTATTATAACGAGCTGTTTTATCTTTCGTATGCACAATATCCTTAAGACACTTCCAGATGAGAGCTTGATTCTGTGAGGGACTTTCATTTTCCATAGGGCTTTCCATACTTCTTTAGGGACAACATTAAGAGTAGCTTGTTGAGAGACATAGTTCTCTACCAGCTTGTTGTACGCACTTTTAACTGTAAACAAACCATCTTTTGTAGGCCTCCATCTAACGACATCTTCTTCCTGGATGTTGATCTGCATTCTTATGATTTTATCTGTAACTTCCGGAGTGAATAGAACATGCAATAAGCTGATATTCCATGAAGAGTTATCTGGGTTTATGAGACATACGTATAACTTTTATGACTTGGATAAGAAGGAATTGGTTTTTCATGCAGATTGATAATCCAATGATCCTTCCATATTCGAGTCTTCTTTCCATTTTGATCTCCATGCACACATTCCTTTGTAGAGTTTTGAGGCCATCTTCAATACCCTTCCAGATCCATGAAGAGTTATTATTTCTATCATTTTGAATATGCAGAAATTCTTCACCTCTGAAATATTTAGCTCTTAACACTTTGACACATAACAGATCTTGTTGTGTACTGATTCTCCAAACCATTTTTGTAAGAAGAGCTTGATTCAGCATCTCAAGATCTCTAAAAGCTTGTCCTCCAAATTCCTTTGGAATGCACATATCACTCCATGAGATAGGGTTGTTACCTCTATTAGATTTGTAGCCCCAAAAGAACTTCCTCTGCAATGTATCTAGCTGCTTAATCAGTTTTTTTGGAATCTTAAAAGTACTCATCTGGTATAAAGGAACCGCATTAAGAACAACTTTCACCATTGTACCTCTACCAGCTTGACACGTTGTCTCACCTTGCCAATTAGCAAGCCTCCTTTCAAAAGcagttttgatttcttcaaaagaTTTAACTTTAGATATTCCTATGAGAAGTGGAGATCCCAGATATTTCTCATTACTGACCATATTCTTTACACCAAGAATGTGACTAAGAGAGTCACAGTATGAAGGATCCAAGTTACTACTATATAAAATGGAtgatttgtcaaaattaatgACCTGACCATATTGAGCGCCAAAATCTTCAAGAAATTGTAAGATATTGGTGACACTGGTTAAATTAACATGTGTAATGATAAGACAATCATCAAAGAGAAAATGATTAATAGGAAGAGCACCTCTAGCTGCTTTGATGCCTGGTATTTTCTTTGTTTGATGAGCTGAAGTAAAAGTTCTAGAAAACCATTCCATTTCCATGATGAATAGATAGGGAGATAGGGGATCTCCCTGTCTTTTCACCTTGAAGGATTAAACTCTGCACATGGAGAACCATTAGGAAGAACAGATAATGATGTTGTGCTAATGCATTGTTGAATGAGATGAATCCAATCTTCACAGAAACCAAAACTTCTCATAACATTTAGAATAAAACACCATTCAAGCctgtcaaatgcttttgacatATCTACTTTGAGAGATAACCATCCACCTTCACCTTCATTCTTCTTCATAGAATAAATAATTTCATGAGCTATGATAGTATTATCATTGATTAATCTCCCAGACATATAGGCTGACTGATAGGATGAAATGATTCTATCCATCAAAGGTTTCATTCTTGAGACTAAGATCTTAGAGACAATCTTGTAAGAGGTGTTACACAAGCTTATAGGTCTGAATTCAGATGGTGTAGTATGATTCTTAGTTTTAGGAATTAGAGAAATATAAGTCTTGTTTAGGGATTGAGACATATTCTTGGTGCTGAAAAAGTCCTTAACCATGTTGCAAACATCTTCTCCTATGATATGCCATTGAGACTTATAAAAACCAGCTTGAAAGACTTCTGGTCCTGGTGCAGACTAGTTCTCCATTTTCTTTAGAGTACTAATATCTCCTCATCAGTTGGTATGGAAGTAAGCAAACTGTTATCTTCATCAGTAATGACAGTTGGGAGATGATTATAAAACCTTTTTTCAATATTAGGATTAGAAGAAGTACTTATATCCTGGAAATTCTCAGTAAGAAGATTTGCTACTTGCTCTCTTGTATGAACCCAAATCCCATTTCTATCTTTTAATGAATCAATattgtttctttctcttttcctcTTGTGAAGAGCATGGAAATACTTAGTGTTATTATCCATGTCTTTTAGAAAATTGTCTCTTGATTTCTGTTTATTAAATTCATGTTGAATGTGATGCCatttttgaagttcttcattCACTAGGAAAGCCTTAGAAGTATTTTATTGAGAAAAAGGAAGAGCTTGTAATGTAGATAGTTCCTTGTTAAGACTATCTACCTTCATATTCATGTCACCAAAATGCTTCTTATTCCATTTAGCAAGTGCTATTCTAGTAAACTGTAGTTTTTTATTGAGCTTGAAAGCAGCAGACGCTTGAACATGAATGCTCCATGCTTTATCAACTTCAACATCACATCTCTTGTCATTTAACCATGTCTGAACAAACTTGAATGGCTTCCACAATTTAGGCTCTTTGTAATCAGTAATGAGCATAATTGCACAGTGATTACTGCCCATTTGATTTAGATGAAGAACTCTTGAAGAAGGAAAGTTAACATACCAGGATGGATTACCAAGAGCTAGTTCAATTCTTGAGCGTTTTTTCCCAGTGCCAATATTATTATTAGTCCAGGTATATTCATGACCTATGAAACCCAAGTCTTCTAAGACAATATCTTGAAGCATCACATTAATACCACCATCACTTGAAGTAGAAGTAAAAGTGTTGGAATTAGAAAGATGGATATTTAAATCACCTATTAAACACCACAGACTGGAAATGTTCTTTCCCGTTTCATTGATGAAATCCCATTGTTCCTGTTTTTATGACCTTTCCCATAACCATACATACACGATAATAATCATTCAGGCTGACTAGGATCGTCTTGGATGAGGAGATGAATCATGTTATTTTCACTGGTTAAAACTTCACAAGCAAAACCATTCTTCCACATAATTACCAGGCCTCCAGACAAACCAACTGAAGATAGATATCTCACATTTGGAAAATGATATGGAGCTACAAGAGGTTTCATCTTAGCTTCATTTAATTTAGTTTCACATAAAAAGATAATATCAGGGTTTTGTGTCCTAATGATATCTTTGATATGATCTCTAGTATTTGTGGCTTTTAGACCTTGAACATTCCAAGAAACAATTTTCATTATCAAATGATAAGTGATAAGACACAAAAAAACCTACAAATACTAACTTAATGAGAGAATAATTTGATGCTCCTATATGTAATATTCTAAAATGTTTATAAAAATTACTGTGTTTTTTCACGTAATAAATGCATGCAAGGAAAAACATGCAATATAAATGACATAGATCAAACTTATCAAAATGAGTAAAAAGGTAATTAATTTTTACAAAAAAGAGAGGAATTACCTGACTTTTCTTATCAGCGATAAAAGTTTGTTTATCTCCCATTGTGAgcatgtgagtattttggttcATCGTGTTGGTATCAGTGATGGTAGCATTGGAAGAAGACTCAAACTCCGTgatactgctgctgccttcttcaTTAGATCTGAGCCTCTTTCCAAGTCTTAAATCTTCTGTTTCTTCCGTAGCTTTCTCATTGAGTAAAAAGTCCATGTTTAAGATCCTTCCATATTTTGGAGGGACGAAAATAGAACTCTtaaaaaacttcttttgattattttttggTTCTGGAGCTGAAGAAGAATTCGAAGCAGTGATAGTTTTCCTGACACTGTTAGTATTCCCAAAGAATTAAGGCTTTTCATGCGCCTTTGCCAAATAATTTGCTGCATCTTTGCAAGCTCCACTGCAATGGTTAATTACGTAACACTCTGTGCAGATACTAGGAGGTTGTCTTTCATAGAAAAATTTTGCCAGCGAAAGACACCTGCATCTATTAAAGCTTTAACACCTCTCCTCATTGGCATCGATAAATCCACATTCACACAAACTTTCACAGGGTCGCTGCCATTATCCTTTGGATCTATGTTTGTTACCTCACCAACAACTTCCCCAATCTTGGTCACATATGCAACATTCATGTGTTCTGGCAAAAGAAATTTCAGCTGGATCCAAAATTGTTGAAAGCCCCAGTGCTTGATAGTATAAACCATCTCAAGAATGTAGTCATGTACCACTAATAAATGCTTGTTGATGTGCCAAGGTCTTTGCTCAATCATAATGTTTAATAGATTCCAGTCACTAAATTTGAAGATCATTATATTGGGTTCAACCTCCGTAATTCTTAGTTAGTCTTGAGTTAAGAACGACCAGGTAAACTTGACGAATCTTGCAACAGTGTCATAGTTCATTCTTCCTTCTATAATAACTTTCCCAATCGCACTTGCTTCCCAGTTAGAATCTTCTTCCACACTCTCAGTATTCTCTTTCTGAAAAACAACAATATCATTCGTATCACCCAGATCCAAAGTTGcttttttgaatttgttaacaagATCACCTACAGTACTTGTATTTTTATCCTCCATGAttactctttttttttggtttgtgatAAGAAAAATAGTCTTGATGGTTATTAGGTTTATAAGAATATCATAATCGTGTAACTGAGGATAATTTGGAATTGAATTGTTGAGATATTCAGGATCGAAATAAGGTAACAAAATTGAGCgagatttctgatgagtttggtaACAAGAACAACTGTTAATTGACCAAAGGAGCAGAAAAAGGAAACTAAGTTTCCTAATTTGTTTgactttatgattttttttttttttgaactatctTCAAGGAGGGATGAAACCGTGATTTGAGTTTCCGAGTTGAGACGGATATGAGTCTTCTTCCTCCACACATCAATGAAACCAAGGATACCAACACAAATGAAACCTGCAAGCAAACACTTATAGAAAAACTCAGCAAAAGCTTCAATCACAATATGAATATAGGAAAAAGCCATTGGAGATTAAACAAACTGCATACACAATAAGAAGAATACAGAAAAGATTAGTTCCTCATTAAAAAGAAActgaaaatagaaaagaaagatTAACTTGATCAATAAAACATTAAATATGAAAAGTTAGAGAAACAGACTGTAAGAAAAACAAGATTTTAGAGATAATAAGCTATAGGGAATGGAttgttgtagattttttttttaccgaGTTAACTCAAAGGAGGAGACCGATCCTCAGAGAAGAGAGAGTTGGCCACCTAATAGTAGATTGTGGTTTTATACGTCTCCAATTTTGGTAGGAATATAGAGTTCTATAACAATAACATATCACTATAAAATTAaccttaaattcattgtcgttggGTTTTACAATAAATCAAATAGGTATAACTTATTTTTTTGAAAGGGTAATAGGTATAACTTATAGTATATAGATCAAATAGTAGGCCAGAAGAAAATACCTCCCATGTATATCTCTACACCACTTGATGTAGCAAACTCTGTTTACTGCTAAAATAAACTTCTAAATCAAAGCATATATAATTACAGGGTCATGAAACaaaataacttcaattgttctaacatttaattttatttgaacCTTAAGCATAAATACTCAAATAAGTTTAAGTAAATCAGATCTGACATTGGTTTGAACTTAATATAAGACGCGTACCTAACTTTAAAAGCAAGTTTTATGGTgtttcaattcaaaaaaaaaaactatgagaaatttgggtaaaaaaaaagagaagataatTGTAATTACAAAGAATAATGCACGCATTCTGTATTTATGTTATCCAATAGACAAGAAAGGAAATGGTTGATGAAGCATTAATTAGATCTCTATGAGGCAGTAATAGATGTAGTTTTGTTCATTTATTTTTATGAGGGCGTTTCTGGTGGTATTATAGTGATGTGGTGTTTCTCAATAACAATTAAGTTCAGGAATTGTTGTGATAATCTCTATTGGTGTTTCACTTAGTTTATGGAGCCTCTAACAATGGTTATTATAGGGAGTACTGGCAAGAGTTATCTAACATAATAATTAGATTAGTTGGATGAGTTAATTGATAACTGGGATATTTATGAAGGAAAATGCTGAATTAACATTTGCTGCTATTGTGGATAGCGAATAGGTAAGGACTAAAAATACTTCTTTATCTTTGGACTTAGTTAGAGAATGAGGTTAAAGAGTTAAGTAAAGGTGGGCAAATGATGGCGAAGGAAACTCAATGTGTGTTTGCTTCTTTCAACTATAACTTTAACAATATAAATTATCGTTTTATTGATATGGGTCTTTGAGTTATGACAAAGGTAAgatttttattcaaatttttttttgtacttTTCTATTTTCTGAAGAGCATGTACAAGACCATGATTTGATGATTTAAAATCGCCATATATTTCCTTAACTAGAAGTATTGCACTTGAAAATCCTTATTCCGAGGAAGAGGTAAAGAATGTTATTATGCGctttggaaataaaaaagtaCATGGACTAGATGGTCCTTATGGAGCGAAAATCCCAGCGTGGTGAAGTAATTCTAAAAAAGAGTTATCTTACGATTTTCAAAATTTCTAGAACTAAAAAGGTCACTACATGTCAAAAAAATATCATCAGTGATAAAGCTAGAAAGTTCAATTTCAAGAGAAGATTGAGAGTTAAGTAGGGGAAATTATTGGTTTATTACAGTTGGTAGGTGACTTATCAGTTTATTTTTCtatagttgtttgagggtgaaaacaatttctgctggtttcggtaatttcgtgtgttatgggtgagaaacgagtcttaaccctaaataatgtactgcaagggagcactttagattcgagagatcaatctgtacaaatccagcctaaaccaagaaatgatcgttccagacttgtttcggtcataaagtgaaggagaagggttggttttggggagggaagcgaagagagtgttgagaccagagtagttgattctggaagagtagttgtttaacttgtatcagaaagtgaaagctaacagatgggaaagctaacaagtgattctgagtgttgtatgctcctgaccaaaacttgttgttcggtggtaataggtaagacctatttatacaagtcgaagtgaaacgtactctgatctcgtaagaaatggaaacgaatgagtaaatgggaggaggtggtaactggtaacgcctggaattgatgttccataatgaaggaaagcgttttaccattactccatgtgtttactaaccgcctcattcttatgacactgtcttgtaacgggcgtaatgtaagccgcacgctgtaaaccgccaaaccaataccctaatgagcatcccccagtttgtgacatgtgttgatgtctcgagtgttttcgtggaaaacatgtagcatgttgtttctGTTtgacaagttgagcttgggagacttgccggctcggtggtgaccctcgacggtcgagatttgtatcttgagagg
Coding sequences within:
- the LOC113272487 gene encoding uncharacterized protein LOC113272487; its protein translation is MEWFSRTFTSAHQTKKIPGIKAARGALPINHFLFDDCLIITHVNLTSVTNILQFLEDFGAQYGQVINFDKSSILYSSNLDPSYCDSLSHILGVKNMVSNEKYLGSPLLIGISKVKSFEEIKTAFERRLANWQGETTCQAGRGTMVKVVLNAVPLYQMSTFKIPKKLIKQLDTLQRKFFWGYKSNRGNNPISWSDMCIPKEFGGQAFRDLEMLNQALLTKMVWRISTQQDLLCVKVLRAKYFRGEEFLHIQNDRNNNSSWIWKGIEDGLKTLQRNVCMEIKMERRLEYGRIIGLSICMKNQFLLIQVIKVIRMSHKPR